A portion of the Camelus ferus isolate YT-003-E chromosome 16, BCGSAC_Cfer_1.0, whole genome shotgun sequence genome contains these proteins:
- the CFAP97D1 gene encoding uncharacterized protein CFAP97D1 isoform X1, with translation MNNSLDYLAYPVIVSNHRQSTSFRKKLDFGHYAFHKNRIQIVKPTVDTKPPAAHIHHILKLSKLQSEQKRIDKIEYENKQLCQKIANAHRGPAKVDCWNEYFSKSLNRETRNRELVRITVENQGILKRLGDRKPHYDRRASEIDWQNSRRYIRNTTRYLLSGDE, from the exons ATGAACAATTCCCTGGATTATCTAGCCTACCCTGTAATCGTCTCTAATCATAGGCAGAGCACATCATTCAGGAAGAAATTGGACTTTGGCCACTATGCATTTCATAAGAATAGAATACAAATAG tgAAGCCTACTGTTGACACCAAACCCCCAGCGGCTCACatacatcacattttaaaattgagcaaACTTCAG AGTGAACAAAAGAGAATCGACAAAATCGAATACGAAAACAAGCAACTGTGTCAGAAAATCGCCAACGCCCACCGTGGCCCCGCCAAGGTGGATTGCTGGAACGAATATTTTTCCAAGAG CTTAAACAGAGAAACAAGGAACCGGGAGCTAGTGAGAATCACCGTGGAAAACCAGGGCATTCTGAAGAGGCTTGGTGATCGCAAACCCCACTATGACCGCAGGGCGTCAGAGATAGACTGGCAG aattcGAGGCGCTACATCAGAAATACAACCAGGTATCTTCTCTCCGGAGATGAATAG
- the CFAP97D1 gene encoding uncharacterized protein CFAP97D1 isoform X2, with protein sequence MNNSLDYLAYPVIVSNHRQSTSFRKKLDFGHYAFHKNRIQIVKPTVDTKPPAAHIHHILKLSKLQSEQKRIDKIEYENKQLCQKIANAHRGPAKVDCWNEYFSKRIRGATSEIQPGIFSPEMNRLLTMEKTQEKALGFLSCLRSQDTPKWPNAQS encoded by the exons ATGAACAATTCCCTGGATTATCTAGCCTACCCTGTAATCGTCTCTAATCATAGGCAGAGCACATCATTCAGGAAGAAATTGGACTTTGGCCACTATGCATTTCATAAGAATAGAATACAAATAG tgAAGCCTACTGTTGACACCAAACCCCCAGCGGCTCACatacatcacattttaaaattgagcaaACTTCAG AGTGAACAAAAGAGAATCGACAAAATCGAATACGAAAACAAGCAACTGTGTCAGAAAATCGCCAACGCCCACCGTGGCCCCGCCAAGGTGGATTGCTGGAACGAATATTTTTCCAAGAG aattcGAGGCGCTACATCAGAAATACAACCAGGTATCTTCTCTCCGGAGATGAATAG GTTACTCACCATGGAAAAGACACAAGAGAAGGCCCTAGGATTTCTTAGCTGCTTACGATCTCAAGACACTCCTAAGTGGCCGAATGCTCAATCTTAG